The sequence CGTCGAGCACGACCGCCTCGACGCCGTTACGCGGGCGCGTGGCGAGCAGCGCCAGGAAGGTCCACACGAGCGTCGCGAGCAGCGCCGCGATGACGACGCCGCTCAGGACGAGGAGCCCGGCCTGCGCCGTGAGGATCCACGCGGCGTTGAGCACGAGGGTCACGGCCACGGGGTAGCCGACGCGGCGCTGGCGCTCGTCGGCGCGCTGGGCGGGGAGCGCCTGCCAGACGGTGTACGCGACGAGGCCGAGGTAGATGACGCTCCAGATGGAGAACGCCGGGCCGGCCGGCGCGACGGGCGTGTAGCTCGCGCTGAGGGCGCCGCTCGACGCGTTCTGGATGCTCCGGTCGCTGAACGCGCCCGAGCCGAACGCGGAGCCCACGATCGCGAACGCCATGCTCGAGATGACGACGATCTGGCGGACGATGTCCTTCACGGTGCCCATGCGGCCTGCTCCTCTACGATGGGATTGTCAGCAGGCGGATAGTAAGCCTGCTGACGATGACTGTAGCAGGAGGTGCCATGGCCGGAGAGGCCGTGCAGGACGAGCTCGCCAGCTGGCCCACCGGGCGGCTGCTCTCGACGGCCGCGCGCGCGGTCGAGCACGCGTGGGCGGAGGCGCTGACGACCCTCGGGGTCACGCACGCGGGCCTCATCGCGCTGCACCTGCTGCGGGACGGGCCGCTCAGCCAGATCCAGCTCGCCCGCTCCGCGCACGTCGAGACGCAGACCATGTCGCGCACGCTCGAGCGGCTGGAGCGGGAGGGGCTCGTGTCGCGCGCACCGGATCCCGCGGACCGCCGCCGGCACGTCGTCGCCCGCACCGCGGCCGGCGCCGCCGCGTGGGAGCGCGCGCAGGCCCTCGAGCAGGACGTGGTCCCCGAGATCGCCCGCTCCGAGGCGATGCGCCGCGGCCTCATCGACGTGATCCGCGCGGCCGGCCGCCCGGCCCCGCCGCCGACCCCGCGCCCGAGCCGACGGCCCCCGCCCCGCGGAAGCGCGCCCGATGACCCGCCCCGCCGATCCGGACCCGATCTCCGCCGCCGCCCCCGACCTCCCCGGCCGCGCGGTCATCCGCCAGGTGTGGAGCGACCTCGCCTTCGTGCACTGGCGCGTGGATCCGGCGCTCGTCGCCCCGCTCCTCCCGCCGGGCACGCGCCCCGACGTGCACGACGGATCCAGCTGGGTCGGCCTCATCCCGTTCGTCCTGTCGCGCAGCGCCTTCCCGCCGCTGCCGCCCGTGCCGTGGGCCGGCACCTTCGCCGAGCTCAACGTGCGCCTCTACAGCGTCGGCGACGACGGCCGCCGCGGCGTCGTCTTCCGCTCGCTCGAGGCCGCCAAGCTCCTGCCCGTGATCGGCGCGCGCGTCGGCCTCGGCCTGCCCTACATGTGGGCGTCGATGACGCACGAGGAGCACGACGGCGTCGTCACCTACACGTCGCGCCGGCACACGGGCGCGCGTCCGACCTCCCGCCTCTCCGTCCGCCCGCTCGGCGAGGAGGTGGCGGGGGATCCGCTCGCCGACTTCCTCACCGCGCGCTGGGGCATGCACGTGGCCCGCGGCGGCGTCACGCGCTACTGGCCGAACACGCACGACGCGTGGACCCTGGAGCGCGCCGAGCTGGTGGACATCGACGACGAGCTGGTCGCGGCCGCCGGCCTCCCCGGCGTCGTCGACCGCGCGCCCGACTCCGTGCTGTTCTCCCGCGGCGTCCGCACGGAGTTCGCGGGTCCGCTACGACCGCGCGCCTGACGCGCGCCCGCCGGAGCGGCTAGCGCTTCGCGCGCGGCGTCCGCGTCGAGCGCCGCTTCCCGCCCGACAGCTCGTCGACGGTCAGCGCCGCGCTCACGAGCGCGAGGTGGCTGAGCCCCTGCGGCAGGTTCCCGAGGAACGAGTGGTCGTCGGCGTCGATCATCTCGGAGTAGATCCCGACGTCGTTGCCGAGGTCGACGAGCTGGTCCATGAGCTCGCGCGCCTCGTCCATCCGCCCGACGCACGCGTACGCGCCGGCGAGCCAGAACGCGCACGCCGTGAACGTCCCCTCCTCCTCGGGCATGCCCGAGTACCGGTAGAGGAGCGGGCCGCGGCCGAGCTCGGAGCGGAGGGCGTCCAGCGTCCGGGACATGCGCTCGCCGCGGTCGAAGCCGGAGACGGCGTGCAGCAGGATGCTCGCGTCGAGGCGCTGGCTGCCCGGGTGCATCACGTAGGCGCCGCGGCCCTCGTCCCAGCACTCCTCCTCGACCCAGGTGCGGATCCGGTCGCGCTCGGCCCGCCAGCGGTCCGGCACCCCGGGGATCTGCCCGACCTCCGCGAGCTCCACCGCGCAGTCGAGCGCCTGCCAGCAGCCGAGCTTGGAGGTCGTGTAGTGCTGCTCGTCCTCGAGCTCCCACATGCCGGCGTCGCGCTTCTGCCACATGTCGCACGTGCGGTCGGCGAAGGTCGCGAGCAGCCGGCCGGTGTCGGCGTCGAGCACGTTGCCGTCGCGGACGTAGGTGCGCACGACGTCGAAGAGGTCGCCGAAGACGCCGAGCTGCAGCTGCGCCTGGGCGTCGTTGCCGTCGACCACGGGGCCGACGCCGCGCCAGCCGGGCACCTCGGGGTTCGAGCTGCCCTCGGGCACGCCGCCCTCGAGCGAGTAGAAGACGTGGAGGTCGGGGCCGTTGTCGCGGATCGTGCGCAGCATCCACGACACCGCCGCGTGCGTCTCCTCGCGCAGGCCGAACTTCACGAGCGCGTTCACCGTGTACGCGAGGTCGCGCACCCAGGCGAAGCGGTAGTCCCAGTTCTTGCCGCCGCCCATGCGCTCCGGCAGCGAGGTGGTGGCGGCCGCGGCGATGGATCCGGTGGGCGCGTGCACCAGCAGCTTGAGCGCCAGGGCGCTGCGCTGCACGGCCTCGGCCCACTCGCCCTCGTAGCGGAACTCGGTGCTCCACTGCTGCCAGTTGCGGATGGTGCGGTCGATGCCCTCGTCCACGATCTCCGGGTTCGGGATCCGCACGGGCTCCCGCTGCGTGCCCACCAGCGTGATCACGTGGCGCGACCCCTCCTTCGCGGTGAACGCCCCCGAGAGCGACTGCGTGCCGGGTTCCGCCGGGCCGTGGTCGAGCCCGACGACCGCGAGCGTCACGCCGTCGACGCGGATCACCGGCCCGTTGCTCGTGGACTGCACCCACGGCGACGACGTGCCGAGCGCGGTGCCCGGCGCGACGAGCCAGCTCATGGCGACCTCGCCCGTGAGCCCCTCGATCCGCCGCCCCAGCTCCGACCACGGCAGCCGCCCCGCGACCCCGGTGACGAGCGCGTCCGTCACGCGCACGCTGCCCGACGCCGTGGTGAAGGTGGTGGTGAGCACGTTGGTGCCGGGCACGTACGCGCGCGTCACCTCGAAGTCCTCGTCGGGCCGCAGCGTGATCCGCCCGCCGTGGGGCGCGTCGAGGATCGCGGCGAACGCGGGCGGCGTGTGCAGGTCGGGCAGCGGCAGCCAGTCGATGTCGCCGTCCTCGGCGATGAGCGCGACCGTGCGCCCGTCCCCGATGGCGGCGTAGCTGCGGAGCGCGATGTAGCCGTCGATGCGCTCGGGTGCGGGGCGGGAAGCGGGCTGTGCCATGGGACTCCTGTCGACGCCGGCAGGAGGAGCACCGACCCGTCCAGTATCCCCGGGCGGCCTCGCCGCGACCCGTCCGCGGACCGCACGGGGAGATGACGGCCCGCCGAGAGCGCATCCCGGACAGCCCGACGGACCACGGCCAATCCGATCCTCCCCGGGTTCCGAAAAGGGCCGATGTGCCCGGAGCGAACCCGAACCGTCCCGGTCACGGCCCGCCGGACAGCGTCGTCCGCGCGGGATCCCGCATCGTGCCCCGCTCGGGGGGACGCGCGTCGGCGGGTCCCGGCGGTACGATCACGGGACCCGAGCACCGCGCCGCACGCAGGAGCTACCCGACTCCTCGCCGGCGCATCAGAGAAGAGCCATGGCCCTCCCATCCATGAGATCGCGCTCCCGCGCGCGCACGCACGCCGCCGCCCGCCCCGCCGCGGATCCCGCCGTCCCCGCCGCCGGCCGCCCCCGCTTCGAGTGGATCGACGCGGGCAAGGGCGCCTGCATGGTCCTCGTCGTCCTCCTGCACCTCTCCCTCATGTACGAGAACGAGGTGAACGAGGGCGCCGCCGCGCTGTGGTGGGACGTCAGCTCCGCCTTCGCGCCCCTGCGCATGCCGCTGTTCTTCTTCATCTCGGGCTTCCTCGCGACGCGCGCCGTCGAGCGCCCGCTCGGGGCGACCCGGGGGCGGACCCTCGGCATCTACTCCGTCTACGCGATCTGGACCCTGCTCTTCCTCGCGCGCCTGTTCGTCCCGCAGGCGCGCGGCGGCGGCGCGGCGCCGACGCCGGGCGAGCTGGCGCTGAGCCTGGTGCTGCCGACCTCGTACTGGTACCTGTGGGCGCTGCCCGTGTTCTTCCTCGTCGCCTGGGCGTGCACCCGCCTGCTCGGCGAGCGCCGCGCGTGGGCGCTGATCCCGTTCGCCGCGCTCGCGGCCGCCGCGCCGCTGCTCAAGCCGCTCACCGCGGGCCTCCTCACGGAGCCGATGGACGCGGTCAAGCTCAGCTCCATCGCGGCGAACCTCGTCTGGTTCTACGCGGGCGTCGTCGGCCGCGACGCCTGGCTGTCGCTCATGCGCCGCGCGACGCCGCTCACCGCGGCGCTCGCGGTGGTCGCGTACGCCGGCGTCTTCGTCGCCCTGCGCGCCACGGGGAACGGCCTGGTCCTCACCTTCGCCATCGCGGCGGTCGCGCTCCTCGCCGGCAACCAGGTCCTCGCGGTCGTCGGCATGCAGAACCCGCTGGCCCGGGCGCTGCGCTGGGTCGGGCGGCAGACGCTCCCCGTCTACGTCTTCCACATCTTCCTGGTCTCCGCCCTGAGCGCCGGCCTCAAGCTGACGGGGCTCGTTCCCGTGCTGCAGCAGCACACGCAGGTCTGGGGCGCGATCCTGCCGATCGCCCTGCTGGTTCCGGTCGTGGTCGCGAGCCGGATCATCGGCGCCGCCGTCCTGGGCTCCCGGCTCCGCTGGATGCTCGAGGGGCCGCGCTGGCTGACGGCGAGCCGCACCGTCGCTCCGGCGGACGCATCGCGCGCCTGACCCGCGACGCGCCGACGCCGCGTCGCCGCCGGGCCAGGCTGGGGGCATGACCCAGCTCGAGGCCGTGCGCGGCGACATCACCCGCCAGGACGTGGACGCGATCGTGAACGCGGCCAACTCGTCGCTCCTCGGCGGCGGGGGAGTGGACGGCGCGATCCACCGTGCGGCCGGGCCCGAGCTGCTCGCCGCCTGCCGCAGGATCCGCGCGGAGGGGCTCCCCGACGGCCTGCCCACGGGCGACGCCGTCGCGACGCCCGGCTTCCGCCTGCCCGCACGCCACGTGATCCACACGGTCGGCCCCGTCTGGTCGGCCTCCGAGGACCGCACCCCGGTGCTCCGCAGCGCCTACCGCCGCTCGATCGAGGTGGCCGCGGGCCTCGGGCTCCAGAGCGTCGCGTTCCCGGCGGTCTCGGCCGGCGTCTACGGCTGGCCGGTCGACGACGCCGCGCGCGTGGCGGTCGGAGCCGTGCGCGAGGCGCTCGCGGACGGCGCGGGCGACGGGATCGAGCTCGTGCGCTTCGTCCTGTTCTCCGACCGGGTGCTCGCGGAGTTCGCGACCGCGCTCCAGGCCGACGCCTGACGCGTCACGCCCGGGGAGTGCCGGGGGCAAAGGGAGAGCCGGCCCTGCCGTCTGGGACGGGGACCGGCGATGGTGCCTGGACGCGGCGTCGATCCGCGGACCTTTCGATTTTCAGTCGAACGCTCTACCAACTGAGCTACCCAGGCGAGCGGGCGACTTCGAGAAGACGCCCACATCGGACAGAAGCCCTCTCGTGCGAGAGGGCTTCCCATCCGTGGCGACCCTGACGGGACTTGAACCCGCGACCTCCGCCGTGACAGGGCGGCACGCTAACCAGCTGCGCTACAGGGCCTTGCATGTCGGTCCTTGCTCGGTGACCCCAACGGGATTCGAACCCGTGTTAACGCCGTGAAAGGGCGCCGTCCTAGGCCACTAAACGATGGGGCCGCTCGCCCTGGTCTCCCAGGCCTCGCAGCAACCGACACGTCAGCATAACCGCACTCCGGGCGAGGACTCAAATCGGGCGTCCGGTGGGGAGGCGCGGCCCCGCCAGCATGCGGATCCAGCGGCGTGTCGCGCGCCCGCTCGCCGTCCATCCCGCCCCGCGCGAGCAGGGACCGCCGAGCTCCTGGGAGGTTCGCGACACGGTCCGCGCGCTGCCCCGGTGTCACCCTTCCGCGGGGTTAGCCTTCGCTCGACCCTCCCGGGAGAGGGGATCCCCGCGGGGATCCCCGCGTCCGCGCGCTGTGCGCCGCGGATCCCCGTTGTTACTGTGAGAGCCGGTGACGGTGTGACGGATGTGATCCGCGACGCCCCGCCGGACCCGCGGGGAGGCGCAGCCGGCCAGCCGGGCGACACGATGATCGGGAACACCATGCACCAGGACCTCCTCCGGAGATCGCGCCCCTCGGGCGCGACGCCAGCGCGCCCGCGCGGTCGCCGCACCCTCCAGGCGATCGTCGCGATCACCGCCGTCCTCCTCACCGGCTCGATTGCGGCACCCGCGCATGCCGACACCTTCGCCTCGTGGGACGACGTGCAGAAGGCGCGCGGCGACGAGCAGGCGCAGCAGGCGCTGGTGCAGAGGATCAACGACGAGATCGCCTCGCTCCAGCAGCGCGTGACCGACGCGCAGGCCCTCGTGGTGCAGCGCGGCGACGAGCACGACAAGGCGCAGCAGGCGGCCGACGACAAGCACGAGGAGACGGTCCAGCTCCAGCAGAGGGTCGAGGCCGCGGACGCCAAGGCCACCCGGTCGCAGGACCAGGCCGCGGGCCTCGCCAAGCAGCTGATGCGCACCGGCGGGCAGAACCTCTCCGGCACCCTCCTCCTCAGCGAGGGCGACGGCACCGACGACCTCCTCGACAAGCTCGGCACGATGAGCAAGGTCGCCGAGAAGTCCGACCAGATCTACGCGATCGCCCTGCAGGACCGCAACGCGGCCAAGTCCCTCAGCGACCAGGCGCAGGTCGCGCTCACCGAGCTCGACGCCCTGAACGCCAAGGCCGAGCAGCTCCTCCAGGAGGCCGCGCAGGCGCAGGCCGACCTGGAGCAGGCGCTCGAGGACCAGAACGCGCAGAAGGCCGACGCCGACGCGAAGCTCGCGGTGATGGCGGAGAACCGCGAGGCCACCGAGGACGACTACCAGGCCGGCGTCCGCAAGCGCCAGGCCGACGCCGACGCCCTCGCGGCCAGCCAGGGACGCGCCGGCGGCGACGTCTCCCCGGGCGCGATCAGCTCCACCGGCTGGACCGCCCCGCTGCCGGGCGCGAACACCAGCGGCTACTTCGGCCCGCGCTTCCACCCCATCCAGCACCGCATGATCTTCCACGCCGGCGAGGACCTCGTCCGCGGCGCCACCTGCGGCGCGACCCAGTACGCGGCGCACTCCGGCGTCGTCACCTTCGCGGGCTGGAACGGCGGCTACGGCAACTACATCCGCATCGACCACGGCGGCGGCGTCTCGTCCGCGTACGGCCACATCATGAACGGCGGGACGCTCGTGCGGAACGGCCAGCAGGTCGTCGCCGGACAGCCCATCGCCCAGACGGGCACGACCGGCGGCTCCACCGGCTGCCACCTCCACTTCGAGATCCGCATCAACGGCAACGCCGTCGACCCCGTGGCGTTCATGCACGGCCAGGGTGTCTCCATCACCAGCACGCACTGACATGAGGAACGACATGAACCACCTCCGCCCGACCACGGTCGTCATCTCCACGCTCGCCGTGGGCGTCATCGCGGTCTCCAGCGGCGTCGCCGCGCAGACCGCGTTCGCCGCCACCGACTACCCCTCGTGGGCGGACGTGCAGGCGGCCAAGGGGAACGTGGCCGACACGCAGGCGGCCATCGACCGGGTGACGGAGCTGGCGACCGGCCTGCAGGTGTCCGCCGACCAGGCAGGCAAGGCCGCGCTCGTGGCCGGCGAGAAGTACGCGCAGACCCAGGCCGCGCGCGACGCGCAGGCCGACAAGCTCGCGCGCCTGCAGAAGAAGGCGGACGAGGCGCAGGCCACGGCCCTCACCAGCCGGATGCGCGCGGGCCTCCTCGCGAGCCACCTCGCGCGCGCCGGGGGACAGGACCTCACCGCGAGCCTGTTCGCGTCCGACGGCGACGACGCCGAGGAGCTGCTCCGCTCGCTCGGCACCATGACGAAGCTGTCCGAGAGCACGCAGTCCGTGTACCAGCAGGCGCTCGCGGACCGCAACAGCGCGGCGTCGCTGAGCGACCAGGCGCAGGTCGCCAAGGACGAGCTGGCGCGCCTCGCCGACGAGGCGCAGAGGTCGCTCGACTCCGCGAACTCCGCCGCCGCGACCGCCGAGGCCGCCGTGGCCGAGCAGACGCGCAACAGCGACCAGCTCATCGCGCAGCTGGCGCTCCTCAAGGACTCGACCTCGGAGATCGAGGCGCAGTACATCCAGAGCATCACGCAGCCGCCGATCCCGGCGGCCGTCGCGGCGCCCTCAGGCGGCTCCGGCGGCGGCGGTCCGGCCTCGAGCGGTGGCGGTGGCGGTGCGTCGTCCGGCGGTGGCGGTGGCGGATCCTCGTCCTCCGGCGGCCGATCCTCCTCCGGCGGTGGCGGCTCGTCCTCCGGCGGTGGCGGCGGCGGCGGATCCAGCGCCCCGGCCCCCGCGCCCGCGCCCGCCCCGGCCCCGCGCCGTCGGGCAACGCGGCCCAGGTCGCGATCGCCTTCGCCAAGGCGCAGCTCGGCGAGCCCTACCAGCTGGGCGGCGCCGGCCCGAGCCAGTGGGACTGCTCGGGCCTTGTGATGATGGCGTACCGCGCCGCGGGCATCGACGTCGGCAGCCACTCGGTGAGCAGCCAGTACAACAGGATGCAGTCGCAGGGCCGCCTCGTCCCGTTCTCGCAGCGCCAGGCCGGCGACATCATCTTCTGGAACAGCGGCGACGGCTTCTACCACGACGCCATCTCGCTCGGCGGGGACACCATCATCGCGGCGCCCAAGCCCGGCGACGTGGTGAAGATCCAGGGCCTGTGGGGCGGCAGCGACCTCATGCCCTACGTGGGCCGACCCGGCTGATCCGCGACCCCCGGACACGACGACGCCCGCCTCACCGCATCTGCTGCGGGGGCGGGCGTCGTCGTGTCAGGCGGGGACGCGGATCAGGCGTCCTCCTCCGGCTCGCCGCCGTGGCCGTCGCCCTCGGCCTGGAGCTTGTCGAAGCCGGCCTGGACGATGCGCTCGGCCTCGGCCGCGTCGCCCCAGCCCTCCGTCTTGACCCACTTGCCGGGCTCGAGGTCCTTGTAGTGCTCGAAGAAGTGCTCGATCTCGCTGCGCGTCTGCTGCGGCACGTCCGCGATGTCCTGGATGTGGGCCCAGCGCGGGTCCTTGGCCGGGACGGCGATGACCTTGGAGTCGATGCCGGCCTCGTCGCTCATGTTGAAGACGCCCACGGGACGGACGGCGACGCCGACGCCGGGGAAGACCGGGTACTCGAGGAGCACGAGCACGTCGACGGGGTCGCCGTCGAGGCCGAGCGTGTTCTCGAAGAAGCCGTAGTCGGTCGGGTAGACGAACGACGTGAAGAGCACGCGGTCGAGGTACACGCGGCCCGTCTCGTGGTCGACCTCGTACTTGTTCCGGGACCCCTTGGGGATTTCGATGACGACGTCGTAGCTGGCCATGGGCGTGCTCCTCGTGGTTCTGACGTGGGCGGGATGCTGCCATAACGTTAGTGGATGCCCTCCGAGCGCCCCCGTCTGACCCCCGCCGTCGCGGACCTCCGTCGGGCGGTGCGCGACGCGCTCGCGACGCCGGCCGGATCGCCTTCCGGGCCCGTGCTCGTGGCGCTCTCGGGCGGGGCCGACTCGCTCGCCCTCGCCGCGGCCGCCGCCTTCGAGGGACCGCGCGCCGGGGTCGCCGCGGGCGCGGTCGTCGTCGACCACGGCCTCCAGGACGGATCCGCCGACGTCGCCGCGCGCGCCGCCGACGCCGCGCGCGCCCTCGGCCTCGACCCCGTCGTCATCACGCGTGTGCGGGTGGATCCGGGCGCCGACGGCCCCGAGGCCGCCGCCCGCGCCGCCCGCTACGCCGCGTTCGACGACGCGCTCCGGGAGACCGGATCCCGCGCGCTCCTCCTCGCCCACACCCTCGACGACCAGGCGGAGACCGTGCTGCTCGGCCTGGCACGGGGATCCGGCGCCGCGAGCCTGCACGGCATGGCGCGCTCCGCGCCCGCGCGCACGGCCGACGCCGTCTACCTCCGGCCGCTGCTCGGGATCCGCGCCGCCGCCACCCGCGCCGCGTGCGCCGACCAGGGCCTCGAGCCCTGGCAGGACCCGCACAACGCCGACCCCGCGTACGCCCGCGTGCGCGTCCGCCACCAGGCCCTGCCCGTGCTCGAGCGCGAGCTCGGACCGGGCATCGCCGAGGCGCTCGCCCGCACGGCCGACCAGCTGCGCGAGGACGACGACGCGCTCGAGCACTTCGCCGCCGAGATGATCGAGGAGATCGCCGACCACGCCGAGGCCGGCATCTCGCTCGAGGTGGCCTCGCTCCTCGCCGCGCCGCCCGCCCTCCGGCACCGCCTGATCCGCCTGGCCGCCCGCGAGGAGTTCGCCGCGCACCTCTCGCGGACGCACGTCCTGGAGGTCGCGCGGCTCGTGACCGACTGGCACGGGCAGGGCCCGGTCGACCTGCCGGGCGTTAGGGTCGTACGCAGGGACGGACTCCTCGTCCTCAGCGCCAGGACGACGGAAGAGTGACATGAGATCCACCGACATCGCCGACGACCTGACCCGGGTCCTCCACACCGAGGAGGAGATCCACGGCCGCATCGCCGGGATGTGCCGCGAGATCGAGCGTGACTACGCCGGCGAGGAGCTCCTCCTCGTGGGCGTGCTGAAGGGCGCGGTCATGGTCATGGCCGACCTCGCGCGCGAGCTCGAGCTGCCGATCCACATGGACTGGATGGCCGTGAGCTCCTACGTCTCCGGCACGAAGTCGAGCGGCGTCGTCCGCATCCTCAAGGACCTCGACGCCGACCTCTCGGGGCGCCGCGTGCTCATCGTGGAGGACATCATCGACTCCGGCCTCACGCTCTCCTGGCTGCTCGCGAACCTCCGCTCGCGCGGCGCCGCGAGCGTCGAGGTGTGCGCCCTGCTGCGGAAGCCGGAGGCGGCGAAGATCGCGGTGGACGTCAAGTACGTGGGCTTCGAGATCCCCGACGACTTCGTCATCGGCTACGGCCTCGACTACGCCGAGCGGTACCGCAACCTCCGCGACGTCGCGATCCTCGCGCCGCACGTCTACAGCTGAGGCGCCCCGCTCCTCCTACCCGCCTCCGGGCGGCCGCACGTTCGGCTGGCGGCGAACACCGCGACCATGCCCAGACAGCCGCTTGTATCCTCGAAGACATCTCGTCGCCGTACGGCGCGGCACGGGCAGAAAGGTGTCGGGCCCGCGCCCCTACGCTCATGAACTTCAAGAAGATCCTCCGCAGCCCGATCCTCATCGTCGTCCTCGCCATCGTCGTGGTGACGGTCGGCTTCAGCCTCATCACCGGATCCGGCTACAAGACCATCACCACGCAGCACGGCCTCGAGCTGATCCAGGACGGCAAGGTCGCCTCCGCCAAGATCATCGACGGCGAGCAGCGCGTCGACCTCACGCTCACGGAGGCCGACGGCGACAACGGCACCATGGTGCAGTTCAACTACGTCGCCCAGCGCGGCGGCGAGATCGTCTCGGCCATCACGGAGGCGAACCCGGCCAAGGGCTTCGACGACCAGGTCCCGCAGCCGAGCTGGCTCCTGTCGGCGTTCAGCATCCTGCTGCCGCTCCTGCTCATCGGCTTCTTCATCTGGATCATGTTCTCCGGCATGCAGGGCGGCGGGAACCGCGTCATGCAGTTCGGCAAGTCGAAGGCGAAGCTCGCGTCCAAGGACTCCCCGAAGGTCACCTTCGCCGACGTCGCCGGGTCGGACGAGGCCATCGAGGAGCTCGAGGAGATCAAGGACTTCCTCAAGGAGCCCGCGAAGTTCCAGGCCGTCGGCGCCCGCATCCCCAAGGGCGTGCTGCTCTACGGCCCTCCCGGCACCGGCAAGACCCTGCTCGCGCGCGCCGTCGCCGGCGAGGCGGGCGTGCCCTTCTACTCGATCTCCGGATCCGACTTCGTCGAGATGTTCGTGGGCGTCGGCGCGAGCCGCGTGCGCGACCTCTTCGAGCAGGCCAAGCAGAACGCACCGGCCATCATCTTCGTCGACGAGATCGACGCCGTCGGCCGCCACCGCGGCGCCGGCGTGGGCGGCGGCAACGACGAGCGCGAGCAGACCCTCAACCAGCTCCTGGTGGAGATGGACGGCTTCGACGTCAAGACCAACGTCATCCTCATCGCGGCCACCAACCGGCCCGACGTGCTCGACCCCGCGCTGCTGCGCCCCGGTCGCTTCGACCGCCAGATCGGCGTCGACGCGCCCGACCTCCAGGGCCGCAAGCAGATCCTCGAGGTGCACGGGCGCGGCAAGCCGCTCGCCGCGGGCGTCGACCTCGAGGTGCTCGCGCGGAAGACCCCGGGCTTCACGGGCGCCGACCTCGCCAACGTCCTCAACGAGGCCGCGCTCCTCACGGCGCGCTCCGACGCGCAGCTCATCGACGACCGCGCGCTCGACGAGGCCGTGGACCGCGTCATGGCCGGGCCCCAGCGCCGCAGCCGCATCATGCGCGACCACGAGAAGCTCATCACCGCGTACCACGAGGGCGGCCACGCGCTCGCGGCGGCGGCCATGAACAACACGGATCCCGTCACCAAGGTCACGATCCTGCCCCGCGGCCGCGCCCTCGGCTACACGATGGTGCTGCCGCTGGAGGACAAGTACTCCGTCACGCGCAACGAGCTGCTCGACCAGCTCACGTACGCCATGGGCGGCCGCGTCGCCGAGGAGATCGTCTTCCACGACCCCACCACGGGCGCGTCGAACGACATCGAGAAGGCCACGTCCACGGCCCGCCGCATGGTCACCGAGTACGGCATGAGCGCCAAGGTCGGATCCGTGAAGCTCGGCTCCAGCTCCGGCGAGCCCTTCCTCGGCCGCGAGCTCGGCGGCGGACGCGACTACTCGGAGGACATGGCCCTCACGGTCGACGCCGAGGTGCGCGCGCTCCTCGACGGGGCGCACGACGAGGCCTGGCAGGTCATCAACGACAACCGCGACGTGCTCGACCGCCTCGCGACCGAGCTCCTCGAGAAGGAGACGCTCGACCACGACCAGCTCGCGGCGATCTTCGCGGACGTCAAGAAGCTGCCGCCGCGTCCGCAGTGGCTCTCGAGCGACAAGCGACCGCTGTCCGACCTGCCTCCCGTGCCCATGCCGCAGAAGGCGCCCATCGACCAGGGCGTCGTCGACGGCGCGGTCGACTCGGAGCCGCCGGCCGGCAAGCCGAAGCGCTCGCCCTTCCCGCGTCCTGCGACGGCGTGACCTGAGTGGGCGTCGACCGGGCGCGCATCGAGGCGGCCGTGGCCGAGCTGATCCTGGCCATCGGCGAGGACCCGGGCCGGGAGGGCCTCGTCACCACCCCGGCGCGGGTCGCCGAGGCGTACGGCGAGTTCTTCGCGGGCGTCGGGGCGGATCCGCTCCGGCACCTGCGTGAGACCTTCCCGCTGCCGGAGACGGACGCGGCGCCGCAGCCCGTCATCGTCACGGGGATCGCGTTCC is a genomic window of Clavibacter capsici containing:
- the ftsH gene encoding ATP-dependent zinc metalloprotease FtsH, with translation MNFKKILRSPILIVVLAIVVVTVGFSLITGSGYKTITTQHGLELIQDGKVASAKIIDGEQRVDLTLTEADGDNGTMVQFNYVAQRGGEIVSAITEANPAKGFDDQVPQPSWLLSAFSILLPLLLIGFFIWIMFSGMQGGGNRVMQFGKSKAKLASKDSPKVTFADVAGSDEAIEELEEIKDFLKEPAKFQAVGARIPKGVLLYGPPGTGKTLLARAVAGEAGVPFYSISGSDFVEMFVGVGASRVRDLFEQAKQNAPAIIFVDEIDAVGRHRGAGVGGGNDEREQTLNQLLVEMDGFDVKTNVILIAATNRPDVLDPALLRPGRFDRQIGVDAPDLQGRKQILEVHGRGKPLAAGVDLEVLARKTPGFTGADLANVLNEAALLTARSDAQLIDDRALDEAVDRVMAGPQRRSRIMRDHEKLITAYHEGGHALAAAAMNNTDPVTKVTILPRGRALGYTMVLPLEDKYSVTRNELLDQLTYAMGGRVAEEIVFHDPTTGASNDIEKATSTARRMVTEYGMSAKVGSVKLGSSSGEPFLGRELGGGRDYSEDMALTVDAEVRALLDGAHDEAWQVINDNRDVLDRLATELLEKETLDHDQLAAIFADVKKLPPRPQWLSSDKRPLSDLPPVPMPQKAPIDQGVVDGAVDSEPPAGKPKRSPFPRPATA